From the genome of Amycolatopsis sp. NBC_01488, one region includes:
- a CDS encoding esterase/lipase family protein encodes MARGTKRWLAAIGLAGALALSVAAPVQAATPEGGNNDFGCHPSAAHPNPVVLLHGTFATYYEDLNFLQADLAARGYCTFSLTYGAYPQFPFVGGLKPVAESSLEIKNYVEKVRAATGAAKVDVVGHSEGGLQSLYLAKMQGIQSEIGKVVAIAPPTHGANASGLLTLAYTVLGKSTWDTIVKTIGLPIFADELDGGAAIVALNTGPVAQPGIDYTIITSRYDELVTPTETSFVREPGVHNVYVQDSCPFDPVGHIGEAYDLNVWQLVRNALDPAHATPIEVCAVGSPG; translated from the coding sequence ATGGCGCGAGGAACGAAACGATGGCTGGCCGCGATCGGCCTGGCGGGCGCGCTCGCGCTGAGCGTGGCGGCCCCGGTCCAGGCCGCGACGCCGGAGGGCGGCAACAACGACTTCGGCTGCCACCCGAGCGCGGCCCACCCGAACCCGGTGGTGCTGCTCCACGGCACCTTCGCGACCTATTACGAGGACCTCAACTTCCTCCAGGCCGACCTGGCCGCGCGCGGCTACTGCACGTTCTCCCTGACCTACGGCGCCTACCCGCAGTTCCCCTTCGTCGGCGGCCTCAAGCCGGTCGCGGAGTCGTCGCTGGAGATCAAGAACTACGTCGAAAAGGTCCGCGCGGCCACCGGCGCGGCGAAGGTCGACGTCGTCGGGCACTCCGAAGGCGGCCTGCAGTCGCTCTACCTGGCCAAGATGCAGGGCATCCAGAGCGAGATCGGCAAGGTGGTCGCGATCGCCCCGCCGACGCACGGCGCCAACGCGTCCGGGCTGCTGACGCTGGCCTACACCGTGCTCGGCAAGTCCACCTGGGACACCATCGTCAAGACGATCGGCCTGCCGATCTTCGCCGACGAGCTGGACGGCGGCGCCGCGATCGTCGCGCTCAACACCGGCCCGGTCGCCCAGCCGGGCATCGACTACACGATCATCACGTCCCGCTACGACGAGCTGGTGACCCCGACCGAGACGTCGTTCGTCCGCGAACCGGGCGTGCACAACGTCTACGTCCAGGACTCGTGCCCGTTCGACCCGGTCGGCCACATCGGCGAGGCCTACGACCTGAACGTGTGGCAGCTGGTGCGCAACGCCCTCGACCCGGCGCACGCCACGCCGATCGAGGTCTGTGCGGTGGGCTCGCCCGGATGA
- a CDS encoding PucR family transcriptional regulator, whose product MDAVGELFPRSGEIAAAMIARCAAEIPAYRLLPATVLAGDLVANATAVFELFLTTVAEDRRPTEDELALPIAWGAERARDGLPLEAVLKIYPLAASVAWETLTGDRALLGARMLDFLGEVMPRVAEAYLRERDDLDWEQREDRQNLAASLLAGRPVRRRELAESHDVVVFHLPSLPASAGSRAATDLFRAVRSGVDSQVLVTFKGDGGVLLVPDGVAADAVAARVDEICGRRCTAAASRAGTHADIPAAHSEAVEILALAENLRRPPRLYRLADLAIEYQIAQPSPAREALALVLAPLEDHPHLIDALRAFVTADYNRGEAATALNIHRNTLTYRLGRVQLITGYDATRPEDARHLAAAMTAYDIVRQNG is encoded by the coding sequence ATGGACGCGGTCGGCGAGCTGTTCCCTCGATCGGGTGAGATCGCGGCCGCCATGATCGCCCGGTGCGCGGCCGAGATCCCGGCGTACCGGCTGCTCCCGGCGACCGTGCTGGCCGGTGACCTGGTCGCCAACGCGACGGCCGTGTTCGAGCTGTTCCTCACCACGGTCGCCGAGGACCGGCGGCCGACCGAGGACGAGCTGGCCCTGCCGATCGCGTGGGGTGCCGAGCGGGCTCGCGACGGCCTGCCGCTGGAAGCCGTCCTGAAGATCTACCCGCTGGCCGCGAGCGTCGCCTGGGAGACGCTCACCGGCGACCGGGCGCTGCTCGGCGCGCGGATGCTGGACTTCCTCGGCGAGGTGATGCCGCGCGTGGCCGAGGCGTACCTGCGCGAGCGCGACGACCTCGACTGGGAACAGCGGGAGGACCGGCAGAACCTCGCCGCGAGCCTGCTCGCCGGCCGGCCGGTGCGCCGCCGCGAGCTGGCCGAGAGCCACGACGTCGTGGTGTTCCACCTGCCGTCGCTGCCCGCGTCCGCGGGATCCCGCGCGGCGACGGACCTCTTCCGCGCGGTCCGGTCCGGTGTGGACAGTCAGGTGCTGGTGACCTTCAAGGGTGACGGCGGGGTGCTGCTCGTCCCGGACGGCGTCGCGGCCGACGCCGTGGCGGCCCGGGTCGACGAGATCTGCGGCCGTCGCTGCACCGCCGCGGCGTCGCGCGCCGGGACGCACGCCGACATCCCCGCCGCGCACTCCGAAGCCGTGGAAATCCTTGCCCTGGCGGAGAACCTGCGCCGGCCACCCCGGCTCTACCGGCTCGCCGACCTGGCCATCGAATACCAGATCGCGCAGCCGAGCCCGGCGCGGGAAGCGCTCGCTCTCGTGCTCGCCCCGCTCGAGGACCACCCCCACCTGATCGACGCCCTGCGCGCGTTCGTGACGGCGGACTACAACCGCGGCGAAGCGGCCACGGCGTTGAACATCCACCGCAACACGCTGACCTATCGGTTGGGCCGGGTCCAGCTGATCACCGGCTACGACGCGACGCGGCCCGAGGACGCGCGCCACCTGGCCGCCGCGATGACGGCTTACGACATCGTCCGGCAGAACGGCTGA
- a CDS encoding DUF1062 domain-containing protein has protein sequence MLETWAVVPNCLPLVRRRCHTCASERFRASGRFRVNAHHKLLDAWLLVLCTGCGETAKLTVFDRANVRTVRPELLDGLRDNDSGLLAELLRDPLLLRRNRVALDWDGAWRLDTGGADHRDRAVLDVAVRFAAPIPVRPVRLIAEGCGLSRAEVERLIIEGRLVSAVRLGGKLSGGFTFTLKRLP, from the coding sequence ATGCTCGAAACCTGGGCCGTCGTGCCCAACTGCCTGCCCCTCGTCCGCCGCCGGTGCCACACCTGCGCGTCGGAGCGGTTCCGGGCTAGCGGCAGGTTCCGCGTCAACGCCCACCACAAGCTCCTCGACGCCTGGCTCCTCGTGCTCTGCACCGGGTGCGGGGAAACGGCCAAGCTCACGGTCTTCGACCGGGCGAACGTGCGCACCGTCCGACCCGAACTGCTGGACGGGTTGCGCGACAACGATTCCGGCCTGCTGGCCGAACTGCTGCGGGACCCGCTCCTGCTGCGCCGCAACCGCGTCGCGCTCGACTGGGACGGCGCGTGGCGCCTCGACACCGGCGGCGCGGACCACCGGGACCGCGCGGTGCTCGACGTCGCGGTCCGCTTCGCCGCACCGATCCCGGTCCGGCCGGTGCGGCTGATCGCCGAAGGGTGCGGGCTTTCGCGAGCCGAGGTGGAGCGGCTGATCATCGAAGGGAGGCTCGTGTCGGCGGTCCGGCTGGGCGGCAAGCTCTCCGGCGGCTTCACCTTCACGCTCAAGCGCCTGCCCTAG
- a CDS encoding DUF885 domain-containing protein produces the protein MTAEATALADELLDVLGAWVPLEATLVGIPGHDAELTDPGEAAQHEFRERAAGILERARASADADRVTLGVVVQQAEAVVTQLDARLVEFTLADPMFATGISHLAFLPQLTPSGERAEEDYLARLAALPAFYDALAQRHRDGLRAGRTPVDRMAHNAVAFLDRYLAQDGLFTQPLTGDRGERRDRLVADVVRPALRRYREFLATDVAGRGRPDDRPGLCWLEDGEAHYAALARMHTTTDHTPEELHRLGLDVLAGLEAEYAEIGGREFGLTDPAQVRRRLRTDESLRWRDAEEMLETARAAVARATAAAPDWFHRMPDAECVVRAVPESEAPVAAPAYYLPPALDGSRPGIYFTNTHEVRTRDRFIAETVAFHEAVPGHHFETTLALGLTDLPLLRRIAPVTAYGEGWGLYTERLADEMGLFSSDVMRLGMVAEDSVRAARLVVDTGLHALRWTREQCVEFLRARTVLSEVEVQSETDRYIECPGQALAYMTGRLEILRLRRFAEEKLGDAFDIKDFHDVVLGGGPLPLKVLDEVVRAWAG, from the coding sequence ATGACCGCCGAAGCGACCGCGCTCGCCGACGAACTGCTGGACGTGCTCGGCGCCTGGGTGCCGCTCGAAGCGACCTTGGTCGGCATCCCCGGCCACGACGCCGAGCTGACCGACCCCGGCGAGGCTGCCCAACACGAGTTTCGCGAGCGGGCCGCCGGCATCCTCGAGCGGGCGCGGGCTTCGGCGGACGCCGACCGGGTGACGCTCGGTGTCGTCGTCCAGCAGGCCGAGGCCGTGGTCACCCAGCTCGACGCCCGGCTCGTCGAGTTCACCCTCGCCGACCCGATGTTCGCGACCGGGATCAGCCACCTCGCCTTCCTGCCGCAGCTCACGCCGTCCGGCGAGCGGGCCGAGGAGGACTACCTCGCCCGGCTGGCCGCGCTCCCCGCGTTCTACGACGCGCTGGCGCAGCGGCACCGCGACGGCCTGCGCGCGGGCCGGACGCCGGTGGATCGCATGGCGCACAACGCGGTCGCGTTCCTCGACCGGTACCTCGCGCAGGACGGGCTGTTCACCCAGCCGCTGACCGGCGACCGCGGCGAACGCCGTGACCGGCTGGTGGCCGACGTCGTCCGGCCCGCCCTGAGGCGCTACCGCGAGTTCCTCGCGACCGACGTCGCCGGACGCGGCCGGCCCGACGACCGGCCCGGGCTCTGCTGGCTCGAAGACGGCGAAGCGCACTACGCGGCGCTGGCGCGCATGCACACGACGACCGACCACACGCCGGAAGAGCTGCACCGGCTGGGCCTCGACGTGCTCGCCGGGCTCGAGGCCGAGTACGCCGAGATCGGCGGCCGGGAGTTCGGGCTGACCGACCCGGCCCAGGTGCGCCGCCGGCTGCGGACCGACGAGAGCCTGCGCTGGCGCGACGCCGAGGAGATGCTCGAGACCGCGCGCGCCGCCGTCGCCCGCGCGACCGCCGCGGCGCCGGACTGGTTCCACCGCATGCCGGACGCCGAGTGCGTCGTCCGGGCCGTCCCCGAGTCCGAGGCGCCGGTCGCCGCCCCGGCGTACTACCTGCCGCCTGCCCTCGACGGCTCGCGCCCCGGCATCTACTTCACCAACACCCACGAGGTGCGCACGCGTGACCGGTTCATCGCCGAGACCGTGGCGTTCCACGAAGCCGTGCCCGGCCACCACTTCGAGACGACGCTCGCACTGGGCCTGACGGACCTGCCGCTGCTGCGGCGGATCGCGCCGGTGACCGCGTACGGCGAGGGCTGGGGCCTCTACACCGAGCGCCTCGCCGACGAGATGGGCCTGTTCTCCAGCGACGTCATGCGGCTCGGCATGGTCGCCGAGGACTCGGTGCGCGCCGCGCGGCTGGTGGTCGACACCGGCCTGCACGCCCTGCGCTGGACGCGCGAGCAGTGCGTCGAGTTCCTGCGTGCGCGCACGGTGCTGAGCGAGGTCGAGGTCCAGTCCGAGACGGACCGCTACATCGAGTGCCCCGGCCAGGCACTGGCCTACATGACCGGACGGCTGGAAATCCTGCGGCTGCGCCGGTTCGCCGAAGAGAAGCTCGGTGACGCGTTCGACATCAAGGACTTCCACGACGTCGTCCTCGGCGGCGGCCCGCTGCCGTTGAAGGTGCTCGACGAGGTCGTCCGCGCCTGGGCCGGCTAG
- a CDS encoding glycoside hydrolase family 3 protein: MSLSLLGGVAQATPAQADAPAQPVIGQPAKDKDGCAKIENSLPTLADWPKVDSQLKGKAGDEARIAQILKGMTLEEKVGQMTQPEITSITPDEVRQYAIGTVLNGGGAWPGANKHATQQDWLNLADAYWNASKTSRTKIPVIWGIDAVHGNNNVYGATVFPQNIALGAAHDPCLVRDVENATARQIRATGQDWAFAPTLAVPQDDRWGRTYEGFSEDPRITRAYGYEAINGLQDGASQRITYNGVIATAKHFIGDGGTAKGQDQGVNPSSEADMINIHGQGYYGALAAGAQTVMISFNSWTNPDLGINEGKVTGSDKVMNQILKGKIGFDGLLVSDWNAIGQVPGCTNSSCPQAINAGIDVVMVPADWKAFITNTVAQVQSGQIPMSRIDDAVTRILRVKLRDGLFESQKPSDRSYANSGDALKDNWLARDAARESQTLLKNNGNVLPLKPKSKVLVVGKSADNISNQTGGWTLTWQGTGNTNADFPNATSILAGIKQDLGDANVTFDPTGTVDPKGYDAVIAVIGETPYAEGVGDLTRKTLEASKLYPEDAALLDKVSGKGTPVVTVYVGGRPLYMNHEINRSDAFVAAWLPGTEGGGVADMLVKGKDGNGYQGTLSYSWPKSACQTPLNPWSPDYDPLFKLGYGLKSGQRVTIGQLDETPGPATCGSTGGGGTATEDLPIFDRTDVAPYKSFIGSASNWGGTEIGPDGTADHPEINTVPTDVNVQGDGLKTTWTGTGAAQLYLQNPAGTNDLRSYLNADGALEFDTIVQQAPTNRTVVSMHCVYPCFSEVNATKLFTDLQGQGKTTVKIPLSCFNNGLDFEHINTPFLVYTDGPFQASFANVRWVPQAAKDPDARPCSSLT, encoded by the coding sequence ATGAGCCTGAGCCTGCTGGGCGGGGTCGCGCAGGCGACGCCGGCCCAGGCAGACGCACCGGCCCAGCCCGTCATCGGCCAGCCGGCCAAGGACAAGGACGGCTGCGCCAAGATCGAGAACAGCCTGCCCACCCTGGCCGACTGGCCCAAGGTCGACAGCCAGCTCAAGGGCAAGGCCGGTGACGAGGCGCGCATCGCCCAGATCCTCAAGGGCATGACCCTCGAGGAGAAGGTCGGGCAGATGACGCAGCCCGAGATCACCTCGATCACCCCCGACGAGGTCCGCCAGTACGCCATCGGCACCGTCCTCAACGGCGGCGGCGCGTGGCCGGGCGCGAACAAGCACGCCACCCAGCAGGACTGGCTGAACCTCGCCGACGCCTACTGGAACGCCTCCAAGACCAGCCGCACGAAGATCCCCGTCATCTGGGGCATCGACGCGGTGCACGGCAACAACAACGTCTACGGCGCCACCGTCTTCCCGCAGAACATCGCGCTCGGCGCGGCCCACGACCCCTGCCTGGTCCGCGACGTCGAGAACGCGACCGCGCGCCAGATCCGCGCCACCGGCCAGGACTGGGCGTTCGCGCCGACCCTCGCCGTCCCGCAGGACGACCGCTGGGGCCGCACCTACGAGGGCTTCTCCGAGGACCCGCGCATCACCCGCGCGTACGGCTACGAGGCCATCAACGGCCTCCAGGACGGCGCCTCGCAGCGCATCACCTACAACGGCGTGATCGCCACCGCCAAGCACTTCATCGGCGACGGCGGCACCGCGAAGGGCCAGGACCAGGGCGTCAACCCGTCGTCCGAGGCCGACATGATCAACATCCACGGCCAGGGCTACTACGGCGCGCTCGCCGCCGGCGCCCAGACCGTGATGATCTCGTTCAACAGCTGGACCAACCCGGACCTCGGCATCAACGAGGGCAAGGTGACCGGCAGCGACAAGGTCATGAACCAGATCCTCAAGGGCAAGATCGGCTTCGACGGCCTGCTCGTGTCCGACTGGAACGCCATCGGCCAGGTCCCCGGCTGCACCAACTCCTCCTGCCCGCAGGCGATCAACGCCGGCATCGACGTCGTGATGGTGCCCGCCGACTGGAAGGCGTTCATCACCAACACCGTCGCCCAGGTGCAGAGCGGCCAGATCCCGATGTCGCGGATCGACGACGCGGTGACCCGCATCCTGCGCGTCAAGCTGCGTGACGGCCTGTTCGAGTCGCAGAAGCCGTCGGACCGCTCCTATGCCAACTCCGGCGACGCGCTGAAGGACAACTGGCTGGCCCGTGACGCGGCCCGCGAGTCGCAGACGCTGCTGAAGAACAACGGCAACGTGCTGCCGCTCAAGCCGAAGTCCAAGGTCCTGGTGGTCGGCAAGAGCGCCGACAACATCTCGAACCAGACCGGCGGCTGGACGCTGACCTGGCAGGGCACCGGCAACACCAACGCCGACTTCCCGAACGCCACCTCGATCCTGGCCGGCATCAAGCAGGACCTCGGCGACGCGAACGTCACCTTCGACCCCACCGGAACCGTCGACCCGAAGGGCTACGACGCCGTCATCGCCGTCATCGGCGAGACGCCGTACGCCGAGGGCGTCGGCGACCTGACCCGCAAGACGCTGGAGGCCTCGAAGCTCTACCCCGAGGACGCGGCCCTGCTGGACAAGGTCAGCGGCAAGGGCACCCCGGTCGTCACCGTGTACGTCGGCGGCCGCCCGCTGTACATGAACCACGAAATCAACCGCTCGGACGCGTTCGTCGCGGCCTGGCTGCCCGGCACCGAGGGCGGCGGCGTCGCCGACATGCTGGTCAAGGGCAAGGACGGCAACGGCTACCAGGGCACGCTGTCGTACTCGTGGCCGAAGAGCGCGTGCCAGACGCCGCTCAACCCGTGGTCGCCGGACTACGACCCGCTGTTCAAGCTGGGCTACGGCCTGAAGAGCGGCCAGCGCGTCACGATCGGCCAGCTGGACGAGACCCCCGGCCCGGCGACCTGCGGGTCCACCGGTGGCGGCGGGACCGCGACCGAGGACCTGCCGATCTTCGACCGCACCGACGTCGCGCCGTACAAGAGCTTCATCGGCTCGGCTTCCAACTGGGGCGGCACGGAGATCGGCCCGGACGGCACGGCCGACCACCCGGAGATCAACACCGTCCCGACGGACGTCAACGTGCAGGGCGACGGCCTGAAGACGACCTGGACCGGCACGGGCGCGGCCCAGCTCTACCTCCAGAACCCGGCGGGCACGAACGACCTGCGCAGCTACCTGAACGCCGACGGAGCACTGGAGTTCGACACGATCGTGCAGCAGGCCCCGACCAACCGGACGGTGGTCAGCATGCACTGCGTCTACCCGTGCTTCTCCGAGGTGAACGCGACGAAGCTGTTCACGGACCTCCAGGGCCAGGGCAAGACAACGGTCAAGATCCCGTTGTCCTGCTTCAACAACGGGCTGGACTTCGAGCACATCAACACACCGTTCCTGGTGTACACCGACGGTCCGTTCCAGGCGTCGTTCGCGAACGTGCGGTGGGTGCCGCAAGCGGCGAAGGATCCTGATGCGAGACCTTGTTCGAGCTTGACCTGA
- a CDS encoding Lrp/AsnC family transcriptional regulator has protein sequence MTHGVLPGRTVPALDEVDRAMLAELSADGRLAVRALAEKLHISRTNAYTRLERLMAEGVITGFGARIDPRRAGLGTSAYIMVTVEQTSWRTMATDLHEIPYVDHVALVGGDFDILLLVRTPDNTTLRDVVLERLQALEGVRSTRTWLIFEELPGSVLH, from the coding sequence CTGACGCACGGGGTGCTTCCGGGACGAACGGTCCCGGCCCTGGACGAGGTCGACCGGGCGATGCTGGCGGAGCTGTCCGCGGACGGCCGCCTGGCGGTCCGGGCCCTGGCGGAGAAGCTGCACATCTCGCGCACGAACGCGTACACGCGGTTGGAGCGCCTGATGGCGGAGGGAGTGATCACGGGCTTCGGCGCGCGCATCGACCCGCGCCGGGCCGGACTGGGCACGTCGGCGTACATCATGGTGACGGTGGAGCAGACGTCCTGGCGCACGATGGCGACGGACCTGCACGAGATCCCGTACGTCGACCACGTCGCCTTGGTGGGCGGCGACTTCGACATCCTGCTGCTGGTCCGCACGCCGGACAACACGACCTTGCGCGACGTGGTCCTGGAGCGGCTGCAGGCCTTGGAGGGGGTCCGGTCGACGCGAACGTGGCTGATCTTCGAGGAGCTGCCAGGCTCGGTACTGCACTGA
- the pdhA gene encoding pyruvate dehydrogenase (acetyl-transferring) E1 component subunit alpha, whose translation MSVETLLPSASPVRFVAEDGTHVDQHGDYAEPAKDRLKAAYRLMVLGRRFDVQATALTKQGRLAVYPSSAGQEACQVAAALALQDSDWLFPTYRDSVALVARGLKPGEVLTLLRGDAHCGYNPVETRVAPQCTPLATQTLHAAGLAHAMQRRGEDAVALALIGDGATSEGDFHEALNFAAVFKAPVVFFVQNNRYAISVPFEKQSAAPALAYKGVGYGMRSEQVDGNDAVAVLAVLDDAVKHAREGKGPVLVEAHTYRIDAHTNADDATRYRDAGEVAKWREADPLKRLETYLGDSLSHREIELCHAEAEEFAQSVRDTLNADAELDPMSLFDHVYAEPTRLLQRQRAMVAAELEA comes from the coding sequence GTGTCCGTGGAAACCCTGCTCCCCTCCGCGTCGCCGGTGCGGTTCGTCGCTGAGGACGGGACGCACGTCGACCAGCACGGCGACTACGCCGAGCCCGCGAAGGACCGCTTGAAGGCCGCCTACCGGCTGATGGTCCTGGGCCGCCGGTTCGACGTCCAGGCGACCGCCCTCACCAAGCAGGGCCGCCTCGCCGTCTACCCCTCCAGCGCCGGCCAGGAGGCCTGCCAGGTCGCCGCCGCGCTCGCGCTCCAGGACAGCGACTGGCTCTTCCCCACCTACCGCGACTCGGTCGCCCTCGTCGCGCGCGGCTTGAAGCCCGGCGAAGTCCTGACGCTGCTTCGCGGCGACGCGCACTGCGGCTACAACCCCGTCGAGACGCGCGTAGCGCCCCAGTGCACTCCGCTCGCGACGCAGACTCTGCACGCCGCGGGTCTCGCGCACGCGATGCAGCGACGCGGCGAAGACGCTGTCGCGCTCGCGCTCATCGGAGACGGCGCCACCAGCGAAGGCGACTTCCACGAAGCGCTCAACTTCGCCGCCGTCTTCAAGGCGCCTGTGGTGTTCTTCGTGCAGAACAACCGCTACGCGATCTCAGTGCCCTTCGAGAAGCAGAGCGCCGCGCCCGCGTTGGCGTACAAGGGCGTCGGCTACGGCATGCGCTCGGAGCAGGTCGACGGCAACGACGCCGTCGCGGTGCTCGCCGTCCTCGACGACGCCGTGAAGCACGCCCGCGAAGGCAAGGGCCCGGTCCTCGTCGAGGCCCACACCTACCGCATCGACGCCCACACCAACGCCGACGACGCCACCCGCTACCGCGACGCGGGCGAAGTCGCGAAGTGGCGCGAAGCGGACCCGCTCAAGCGGCTCGAGACCTACCTCGGCGACTCGCTGAGCCACCGCGAAATCGAGCTCTGCCACGCCGAAGCCGAGGAGTTCGCCCAGTCCGTCCGCGACACCCTGAACGCCGACGCCGAACTCGATCCGATGTCGCTGTTCGACCACGTCTACGCCGAGCCGACTCGCCTGCTGCAGCGCCAGCGGGCGATGGTCGCGGCCGAACTGGAGGCCTGA
- a CDS encoding alpha-ketoacid dehydrogenase subunit beta — protein MTTTMAQALNAALRDALKDDDRVLVFGEDVGTLGGVFRVTDGITADFGEDRCFDTPLAESGIVGFAVGMAMGGFRPVVEMQFDAFAYPAFEQITSHVAKLRNRTRGALSLPMVIRVPYAGGIGGVEHHCDSSEAYYTHTPGLRVVTPGTAQDAYDLLRDAIESPDPVVFLEPKARYWSGEEVSFTRTGPAMDKAVVRREGKDVTLIAYGPMVATAMETAEAAKDEGWDVEVVDLRSLAPFDDETVTASVRRTGRAVVVHEAAGFGGYGAEVVARVTEQCFHQLHAPVLRVTGLDIPYPAPKLERHMLPDVDRILDTIARLQWADTPVVAGA, from the coding sequence ATGACGACCACGATGGCGCAGGCGCTCAACGCGGCCCTGCGGGACGCGCTCAAGGATGACGACCGGGTGCTCGTGTTCGGCGAGGACGTCGGCACGCTCGGCGGCGTCTTCCGGGTCACCGACGGCATCACCGCCGACTTCGGCGAGGACCGCTGCTTCGACACGCCGCTGGCCGAGTCCGGCATCGTCGGGTTCGCCGTCGGGATGGCGATGGGCGGCTTCCGCCCGGTCGTCGAGATGCAGTTCGACGCGTTCGCCTACCCGGCGTTCGAGCAGATCACCTCGCACGTCGCGAAGCTGCGCAACCGCACCCGCGGTGCGTTGTCGCTGCCGATGGTCATCCGCGTTCCCTACGCCGGCGGCATCGGCGGCGTGGAGCACCACTGCGACTCCAGCGAGGCCTACTACACGCACACGCCGGGCCTGCGCGTCGTCACGCCGGGCACCGCGCAGGACGCCTACGACTTGCTGCGCGACGCCATCGAGTCGCCGGACCCGGTCGTCTTCCTCGAGCCGAAGGCCCGTTACTGGTCCGGCGAAGAGGTGAGCTTCACGCGCACCGGCCCCGCCATGGACAAGGCCGTGGTGCGCCGAGAGGGCAAGGACGTCACGCTCATCGCGTACGGCCCGATGGTCGCCACCGCGATGGAGACCGCCGAAGCCGCGAAGGACGAAGGCTGGGACGTCGAGGTCGTCGACCTGCGCTCGCTGGCGCCGTTCGACGACGAGACCGTCACGGCGTCCGTGCGCCGCACCGGCCGGGCCGTCGTAGTCCACGAGGCCGCGGGCTTCGGCGGCTACGGCGCCGAGGTCGTCGCTCGCGTCACGGAGCAGTGCTTCCACCAGCTGCACGCGCCGGTGCTGCGCGTGACCGGGCTCGACATCCCGTACCCGGCGCCGAAGCTCGAGCGCCACATGCTGCCCGACGTCGACCGGATCCTCGACACGATCGCGCGCCTGCAGTGGGCCGACACCCCGGTGGTGGCCGGTGCCTGA
- a CDS encoding dihydrolipoamide acetyltransferase family protein has product MPDFLLPDLGEGLTEAAILNWHVNVGDTVKVDQIVVEVETAKAAVEVPVPFAGVVSALHGEPGQLLPVGAPLLSVGGFAEPGVTTSSGSGNVLIGYGTAPSTRRKRVRRVDAPAPKAKAPGVISPFVRKLAADNGIDLAKVTATGPDGIIRRADVEAALKNSALKKPVAKGTRIPLTGVRKAVADKLTTSRREIPEATVWVDVDATELVAARTALNAKTDRPVSLLGLIARFAVAGLRKYPELNSCVEGDEIVVLDEIHLGFAAQTDRGLVVPVVRDAGELSTRDLSAAIGDRARTARDGKLAPADLTGGTFTVNNYGVFGVDGSAAIINHPEAAILGIGRIIDRPWVVDGALGVRKVCELTLAFDHRVCDGGTAGGFLRFVADCVEAPVTALGDL; this is encoded by the coding sequence GTGCCTGACTTCCTGCTGCCGGACCTCGGCGAAGGCCTGACCGAGGCGGCGATCCTGAACTGGCACGTGAACGTCGGCGACACGGTGAAGGTCGACCAGATCGTCGTCGAGGTCGAGACGGCCAAGGCGGCGGTCGAGGTGCCCGTGCCGTTCGCCGGCGTGGTGTCCGCGCTGCACGGCGAACCGGGGCAGCTGCTGCCGGTCGGCGCGCCGCTGCTGTCCGTCGGCGGGTTCGCCGAACCCGGTGTCACGACGTCTTCGGGCAGTGGCAACGTCCTCATCGGCTACGGCACCGCGCCCTCGACGCGCCGCAAGCGCGTCCGCCGCGTCGACGCTCCCGCCCCGAAGGCCAAGGCGCCCGGCGTGATCTCGCCGTTCGTGCGGAAACTGGCTGCCGACAACGGGATCGATCTCGCGAAGGTGACCGCGACCGGCCCGGACGGCATCATCCGCCGCGCCGATGTCGAGGCGGCCCTGAAGAATTCGGCGCTGAAGAAGCCGGTCGCGAAGGGCACGCGGATCCCGCTGACCGGCGTCCGCAAGGCCGTCGCGGACAAGCTCACGACGTCCCGGCGGGAGATCCCCGAGGCCACGGTCTGGGTGGACGTCGACGCGACCGAACTGGTCGCCGCGCGGACGGCCCTGAACGCCAAGACGGACCGGCCGGTCAGCCTGCTCGGGCTGATCGCGCGGTTCGCCGTCGCGGGGCTGCGCAAGTACCCCGAGCTGAACTCGTGCGTCGAGGGCGACGAGATCGTCGTGCTGGACGAGATCCACCTCGGGTTCGCCGCGCAGACCGACCGCGGCCTGGTCGTGCCGGTCGTGCGGGACGCGGGGGAGCTGTCGACCCGGGACCTCTCGGCGGCGATCGGCGACCGCGCCCGCACCGCGCGCGACGGCAAGCTCGCGCCCGCGGACCTCACCGGCGGCACGTTCACCGTCAACAACTACGGCGTCTTCGGCGTCGACGGCTCGGCCGCGATCATCAACCACCCCGAGGCCGCGATCCTCGGCATCGGCCGGATCATCGACCGGCCGTGGGTCGTCGACGGCGCGCTGGGCGTGCGCAAGGTCTGCGAGCTGACGCTGGCGTTCGACCACCGCGTCTGCGACGGCGGCACGGCGGGCGGGTTCCTGCGGTTCGTCGCGGACTGCGTCGAAGCGCCGGTCACGGCCTTGGGCGACCTCTAG